A window of Rufibacter sp. LB8 contains these coding sequences:
- a CDS encoding OmpA family protein, which yields MKKKLFTPIMLAFLSVGALSSCVSTKKYEAALAENKSLVVLQDELSRQKAELEAERGRLQADRDRLTQEKSDLAKEKASTEASLRTNLNTKNQQVDKLSSDLQAREARLAEMQRILEEKDRAVNNLRQVVSNALLGFKASDLTIDVRNGKVYVSLSNQLLFKSGSTKVDAQGQEALKKLAAVLQNQQEVNVLVEGHTDDVPVARGTAGMTDNWDLSVLRATEITRILTDAGVAPQRVTPSGRSKYVPVDGSTTAEARQKNRRTEIILTPKLDELFQILEQN from the coding sequence ATGAAAAAGAAATTATTTACACCTATCATGCTGGCGTTTCTGTCAGTGGGGGCCCTGAGTTCATGTGTATCTACCAAGAAATATGAAGCCGCCCTGGCCGAAAACAAATCTCTGGTAGTGCTGCAAGATGAACTGAGCCGCCAGAAAGCAGAGCTGGAAGCCGAGCGTGGCCGTTTGCAAGCCGACCGCGACCGCCTGACCCAGGAAAAATCTGATTTGGCCAAAGAGAAAGCCTCCACAGAAGCCTCGCTTCGCACCAACCTCAACACCAAAAACCAGCAGGTTGACAAACTGAGCTCTGACTTGCAGGCCCGTGAAGCCCGCCTGGCCGAGATGCAGCGCATTCTGGAGGAGAAAGACCGCGCCGTGAACAACCTGCGCCAAGTGGTGAGCAACGCGCTATTGGGTTTCAAAGCCTCTGACCTCACCATTGACGTGCGCAACGGAAAAGTGTACGTATCGCTCTCCAACCAATTGCTGTTCAAGTCTGGCTCCACCAAGGTAGATGCCCAGGGCCAGGAAGCCCTGAAGAAATTGGCGGCTGTGTTGCAGAACCAGCAGGAAGTGAACGTGTTGGTGGAAGGCCACACAGATGATGTGCCCGTGGCCCGCGGCACCGCCGGCATGACCGACAACTGGGATTTGAGCGTGCTCCGCGCCACCGAGATCACCCGTATTCTCACCGATGCCGGTGTGGCCCCGCAACGCGTAACGCCCTCCGGACGTTCTAAGTACGTGCCGGTAGATGGAAGCACCACCGCTGAGGCCCGCCAGAAAAACCGCCGCACCGAGATTATCTTAACGCCTAAACTTGACGAACTCTTCCAGATTTTGGAGCAGAACTAA
- a CDS encoding CDGSH iron-sulfur domain-containing protein — translation MKTKLTVNNNGSLKVEGEFIIVDPQGNEYNLQGRELVSICRCGLSQNKPFCDGSHKGHFEHNAVAFELPPRKV, via the coding sequence ATGAAAACAAAATTGACCGTGAACAACAACGGCTCCCTGAAAGTTGAAGGGGAGTTTATTATTGTAGACCCCCAGGGGAACGAATACAACCTGCAAGGCCGTGAGCTGGTGTCTATCTGCCGCTGTGGCCTCTCGCAGAACAAACCTTTCTGTGACGGCTCGCACAAAGGGCACTTTGAGCACAACGCCGTAGCCTTTGAGTTGCCGCCCCGCAAAGTGTAA
- a CDS encoding APC family permease — translation MSQTSTGFKREIKLFDAVMLVAGSMIGSGIFIVSADIGRSVGSTGYLLLVWALTGLMTLAGALSYGELTSLMPRAGGQYVYLRESYGKLVAFLYGWTLFLVIQSGTIAAVAVAFAKFTGVLVPWFSVDNVLVDLGFLKLTSVQLLAIGSIVLLTIINQQGVKNGTFIQNIFGSTKIIALFALLGFGLWLGTDADVMALNFSNLWDAQSVVLDPTTGEATRTRLSGWALTVGIGTAMIGSLFSSDAWNNIGFSGDEIVNPKRTIVLSMAIGTTLVTLLYILINVVYLTILPLNGDPAGTDVMARGIQFASNDRVATAVAEVFGGSTATIGIAVLIMISTFGCNNGVILSAPRVYYAMAKDGLFFSSMAKLNKNSVPGAALTIQCVWASLLCLSGSYSDLLDYVIFSVLLFYILTIAGIFILRRTMPDAPRPYKAIGYPVLPAIYILMATFICLLLLMYKTENAGWGLALVIVGIPVYYFFGNKFQKLDDGDAPLT, via the coding sequence ATGTCGCAGACTTCTACGGGTTTTAAGCGCGAAATCAAATTATTTGATGCCGTGATGCTGGTGGCCGGCTCCATGATTGGGTCCGGTATTTTTATTGTGTCCGCTGACATTGGCCGCTCCGTGGGCAGCACCGGGTACCTGTTGTTGGTATGGGCGCTCACGGGCCTCATGACCCTGGCCGGTGCGCTCTCTTACGGCGAACTCACCAGCCTCATGCCCCGCGCCGGCGGCCAATACGTGTACCTGCGCGAGTCTTACGGCAAACTGGTGGCGTTTCTCTACGGCTGGACGTTGTTCCTGGTGATTCAGAGCGGGACCATTGCGGCCGTGGCCGTGGCTTTCGCCAAGTTCACCGGGGTGCTGGTGCCTTGGTTTTCTGTAGACAATGTGCTGGTTGATTTAGGATTCCTCAAATTAACATCGGTGCAGTTGCTGGCCATTGGCTCTATTGTTTTGCTCACCATCATTAACCAGCAAGGCGTGAAGAATGGCACGTTTATTCAGAACATCTTCGGCAGCACCAAAATCATCGCGTTGTTTGCCTTGTTGGGTTTTGGCTTGTGGCTGGGCACCGATGCAGACGTCATGGCCCTGAACTTCTCTAACCTCTGGGATGCACAGTCGGTGGTGTTGGACCCTACCACGGGGGAGGCCACCCGCACCAGACTTTCGGGCTGGGCTTTGACGGTGGGCATTGGCACGGCCATGATTGGTTCATTGTTCTCTTCTGATGCCTGGAACAACATTGGCTTCTCCGGTGACGAAATAGTAAACCCTAAACGTACTATTGTCTTGAGCATGGCCATTGGCACCACGTTGGTGACTTTGCTCTACATTCTCATCAACGTAGTCTACCTCACCATTCTGCCCCTAAACGGCGACCCCGCCGGTACAGACGTGATGGCGCGCGGCATTCAATTCGCCAGCAATGACCGCGTGGCTACCGCCGTGGCCGAAGTGTTTGGCGGTTCTACCGCTACCATCGGCATTGCCGTATTGATCATGATTTCCACGTTTGGCTGCAACAATGGCGTGATTCTGTCGGCGCCGCGGGTGTATTACGCCATGGCCAAAGACGGGCTGTTTTTCTCCAGCATGGCCAAACTGAACAAAAACTCGGTGCCAGGTGCGGCGCTCACTATTCAATGCGTGTGGGCCAGTTTGCTCTGCTTGTCGGGCAGTTACTCAGATTTGCTGGACTACGTGATTTTCTCGGTGTTGCTGTTTTACATCTTGACCATTGCGGGCATTTTCATCTTGCGCCGCACCATGCCAGATGCACCGCGTCCGTACAAAGCCATTGGTTACCCGGTGTTGCCGGCCATCTACATTCTCATGGCCACCTTTATCTGTCTCTTGCTGCTCATGTACAAAACAGAAAACGCCGGTTGGGGATTGGCCCTCGTGATTGTGGGAATTCCGGTGTATTATTTCTTCGGAAACAAATTCCAGAAACTGGATGACGGAGACGCACCACTTACCTAA
- a CDS encoding amidohydrolase family protein, translating to MKKFFFSLSLLACASLPVLAQKTYLHCGLLIDGVKDKAQSEMTVIVEGNKILAVEKGYMAAPAGAKLIDLKNKTVLPGLMDMHVHLESETSPNAYAEEISLNAGTVAFRSVNYAERTLLAGFTTVRDLGGSGVNTQLRNAINQGLIKGPRMFVVNKAISATGGHMDPTNGYRQDLQGDPGPADGVANGPDEARKAVRFQYKNGADLIKIASTGGVLSVAKDGSAPQFTEEEIRAIVETARDLGLKVAVHAHGAEGMKRAVRAGVTSVEHGTLMDDETMALMKKNGTWYVPTLTAGKSVADSAKIKGYFPPLVTPKALSIGPQLQGTFSRAYKAGVKIAFGTDAGVFMHGKNAKEFEYMVEAGMPAMEAIKAATKNAAELVGATDRLGSLEQGKLADLIAVDGNPLQDIKTLQQVRFVMKDGLVYKQ from the coding sequence ATGAAAAAGTTCTTCTTCTCACTTTCATTGCTGGCCTGCGCCAGCTTGCCGGTCCTGGCCCAGAAAACGTATTTGCACTGCGGTCTTTTGATTGACGGCGTGAAAGACAAAGCCCAGTCTGAGATGACGGTGATTGTGGAAGGCAATAAGATTCTAGCCGTGGAGAAAGGCTATATGGCTGCTCCGGCGGGCGCCAAACTCATTGACCTTAAAAATAAAACTGTACTGCCGGGCCTCATGGACATGCACGTGCACCTGGAATCTGAGACCAGCCCCAACGCCTACGCTGAGGAAATCAGCCTGAACGCGGGCACGGTAGCGTTCAGGTCGGTTAATTATGCGGAGCGCACGTTGCTGGCCGGTTTTACCACGGTGCGGGATTTGGGCGGAAGCGGGGTGAACACGCAACTGCGCAACGCCATTAACCAAGGCCTAATCAAAGGGCCGCGCATGTTTGTGGTGAACAAAGCCATCTCGGCCACGGGCGGTCACATGGACCCCACCAACGGTTACCGCCAGGACTTACAGGGTGACCCAGGCCCCGCCGACGGAGTGGCCAACGGGCCCGATGAAGCCAGAAAAGCGGTGAGGTTCCAATACAAAAACGGCGCGGATCTGATCAAGATTGCCTCTACCGGCGGCGTGCTGAGCGTGGCCAAAGACGGGTCTGCCCCCCAGTTCACCGAGGAGGAAATCAGGGCCATTGTAGAGACCGCCCGTGACCTGGGCCTGAAAGTAGCGGTGCACGCCCACGGCGCTGAAGGCATGAAACGCGCCGTTCGGGCGGGTGTCACGTCGGTGGAGCACGGCACGCTTATGGATGATGAAACCATGGCCCTCATGAAGAAAAACGGCACCTGGTACGTACCCACGCTCACCGCCGGCAAATCAGTAGCCGACTCGGCCAAAATCAAAGGCTATTTTCCACCGCTGGTCACCCCAAAAGCCTTGTCCATTGGGCCACAGTTGCAGGGTACGTTTTCCAGAGCCTACAAAGCCGGGGTGAAAATTGCGTTCGGGACAGATGCCGGGGTGTTCATGCACGGCAAGAATGCCAAGGAGTTTGAGTACATGGTAGAAGCCGGCATGCCCGCTATGGAAGCCATTAAAGCCGCCACCAAAAACGCCGCCGAATTGGTGGGCGCCACCGACCGCCTGGGCAGCCTGGAACAAGGCAAACTGGCCGACCTCATTGCCGTGGACGGCAACCCCTTGCAAGACATCAAGACCCTGCAGCAGGTACGGTTTGTGATGAAAGACGGCCTGGTGTACAAACAATAG
- a CDS encoding porin family protein, producing the protein MKKVGLLGVLVLLSTVVGFAQTTLGVKGGINSAIIGGNAKNAKPRVGVHIGAFASTPISNRVALQPEVLYSQQGYLHKDDTYAFNYLLIPLIFKGTISGGLHAQVGPQFGMLLKATRTKDKTSTDITEDINRYDGGIALGLGYDVGAVQVSARYSLGLSDTRNAAIKGETFPNNVFQFSLGYRLR; encoded by the coding sequence ATGAAAAAAGTTGGGTTGCTAGGAGTTTTGGTGCTTTTGAGCACAGTGGTGGGTTTTGCCCAAACCACCCTGGGAGTGAAGGGAGGAATTAATTCTGCTATTATTGGAGGAAACGCCAAAAACGCCAAGCCGCGGGTGGGCGTCCACATTGGCGCGTTCGCTTCTACGCCCATCTCCAACCGCGTGGCCCTGCAGCCCGAGGTGCTCTATTCCCAGCAAGGCTACCTGCACAAAGACGACACCTACGCGTTTAACTACCTGCTCATTCCCCTGATTTTCAAAGGCACTATCTCCGGTGGTTTGCATGCGCAGGTAGGCCCGCAATTTGGCATGTTATTGAAAGCCACCCGCACCAAGGACAAAACTTCCACAGATATCACGGAAGACATTAACCGCTATGACGGCGGCATTGCCCTGGGGCTTGGCTATGACGTAGGCGCCGTACAAGTCTCGGCGCGCTATTCTTTGGGTTTGTCTGACACCCGCAACGCCGCCATCAAAGGCGAAACCTTTCCCAATAACGTTTTCCAGTTCTCTTTAGGCTATAGACTCAGGTAA
- a CDS encoding GNAT family N-acetyltransferase, translating into MNFTPSAAPVQVSVTTDPAVIQELALATWQTTYQHILAQAQIEYMLQTFYTQEALQQQMGTGQTFLLASQAGVPVAFAAFSCSQPQENLYKLNKLYIHPEYQGLGVGRLLLEEVVSRAKTMGGKELELNVHRLNPAFYFYKRHGFTVHLVADIPLGDFVLNDYILRRPL; encoded by the coding sequence ATGAACTTCACCCCTTCTGCGGCGCCCGTACAGGTTTCTGTCACTACAGACCCAGCCGTTATTCAAGAGCTGGCCCTGGCCACCTGGCAAACCACCTACCAGCACATTCTGGCCCAGGCACAAATAGAGTACATGCTGCAGACTTTTTACACGCAAGAGGCCTTGCAACAGCAAATGGGCACCGGCCAGACTTTTTTGCTCGCCTCTCAGGCCGGGGTGCCTGTGGCTTTTGCTGCTTTCTCCTGCTCCCAGCCCCAGGAAAACCTCTACAAACTCAACAAGCTTTACATTCACCCAGAATACCAGGGCCTGGGCGTTGGGCGGTTGCTGCTGGAGGAAGTAGTTTCTCGGGCCAAAACCATGGGAGGCAAGGAACTGGAGCTGAACGTACACCGCTTAAACCCCGCGTTTTACTTTTACAAACGCCATGGATTTACGGTGCATCTGGTGGCAGATATTCCGTTGGGCGATTTCGTTTTGAACGATTACATCTTGCGCAGGCCCTTGTAA
- a CDS encoding deoxynucleoside kinase: protein MHIAIVGNIGAGKTTLATKLAQHFKWEVFLEAVDDNPYLKDFYDDMPRWAFHLQVFFLNSRFNQVLQINDAKHDVVQDRTIYEDAYIFAKNLHQSGMMSDRDYQNYFNLFLSMTKMVKAPDLLVYLKADLPKLIGQIQKRGRDYEENISLAYLKNLNEHYEQWISGYKHGKLLVIDVNNIDFVQNPEDLGSIIERINIELFGLF, encoded by the coding sequence ATGCACATTGCCATAGTAGGGAACATTGGAGCCGGTAAGACCACCCTGGCCACCAAACTGGCCCAGCATTTTAAATGGGAGGTTTTTTTGGAGGCCGTTGATGACAACCCCTACCTCAAAGATTTCTATGACGACATGCCCCGCTGGGCGTTTCACCTGCAGGTGTTTTTCCTGAACAGCCGGTTCAACCAGGTGTTGCAAATCAATGACGCTAAGCATGACGTGGTGCAGGACAGAACCATTTATGAAGACGCCTACATTTTCGCCAAGAACCTGCACCAGTCTGGCATGATGAGCGACCGCGACTACCAGAACTACTTCAATTTGTTCCTGTCCATGACCAAGATGGTGAAGGCACCAGATTTGCTGGTGTACCTGAAAGCCGATTTACCCAAACTGATTGGCCAGATCCAGAAACGGGGCCGCGACTATGAGGAGAACATTTCGCTGGCCTACCTCAAAAACCTGAACGAGCATTATGAGCAGTGGATCAGCGGCTACAAACACGGCAAGTTGCTGGTGATAGACGTGAACAACATAGATTTTGTGCAGAACCCTGAAGACCTGGGCTCTATCATTGAACGAATCAATATAGAACTGTTCGGGCTTTTTTAG